The Herpetosiphonaceae bacterium genome includes a region encoding these proteins:
- the rpsT gene encoding 30S ribosomal protein S20: MASHASALKAHRQNIVRRERNRQMRTRLRGALRSIRTAIDAGDPAQVKDALRQTISLVDKMASKGVIHKNNAARRKSRLMAKFNKANASA; this comes from the coding sequence TTGGCCAGTCACGCTTCTGCGCTGAAAGCGCACCGTCAGAACATCGTCCGCCGCGAGCGGAACCGTCAGATGCGCACCCGCCTTCGCGGCGCGCTGCGCTCGATTCGCACCGCCATCGACGCCGGCGATCCGGCGCAGGTGAAGGACGCGCTGCGCCAGACGATCTCGCTGGTCGACAAGATGGCGTCGAAGGGCGTGATCCACAAGAACAACGCTGCTCGCCGGAAGAGCCGCCTGATGGCGAAGTTCAACAAGGCCAACGCTTCGGCCTAG